The following are encoded in a window of Torulaspora globosa chromosome 4, complete sequence genomic DNA:
- the SEC9 gene encoding Sec9p (ancestral locus Anc_4.78), which translates to MGIKKLFKIKPPEEETPEQNRDTLMELGISTKNPNRKRKEKFAAYGQFARDREQDTVYAPPGYENYGRLEVEEDLNKSALDGEIGSGSNIPNQGRTDPYSISSGGTDPYAVSSNNAYSGDPYAKFQNRSTNSEYSQWADGYGSQKPIGGDSYGGKTQYNSAYDGLNNYNNHATGNSGISNDFRRNINSYNGERTAGSSQANPYDGSRDDRMSPNPYSSSYQNMNNRSASGPVTDSSIGAASHEKPVPKAMDTSGSNPYASLGSDSYASTSTTNVNPYARSKSRNLTSSPATRLGAPHGTNLNRTASTAGTVDLNSSPLDSNSTNAGAGADEFDFEEGFGQLKNTLAAEELDLNATINETERGDDLNATIGRSELQQAYQQQPQWQIEEEEYQSQQEQGYGGLNNDRGFKTFEDVQREEEARQQQEEDEAVDEIKQEIRFTKQSSVASTRNTLKMAQDAEMSGMNTLGMLGHQSEKLNSIERNLDLMKVQNKIADDKVAELKKLNRSILAVHVSNPFNSRRRQREREEKIKGRKIEEKMMQEHTSQQLSNSTQRIEGALRGNDEINTVREKYQKQQILTRAKKYQFENDEEDDMMEVEIDKNLDQIQQVSGRLKKLAIATGEELDSQQRRVKNIEDSTDDLDIRIHLNTTRLAGIR; encoded by the coding sequence ATGGGGATTAAGAAGTTATTTAAAATTAAGCCTCCTGAGGAGGAAACTCCGGAGCAAAATAGAGATACTCTTATGGAACTGGGCATCTCGACCAAAAACCCCAAtaggaagaggaaggagAAGTTTGCTGCCTACGGGCAATTTGCTAGAGATCGCGAACAAGATACAGTATACGCTCCACCAGGGTATGAAAATTATGGGAGGCTTGAGGTCGAGGAAGATCTCAACAAATCAGCACTGGATGGGGAAATCGGTTCTGGCTCTAACATTCCAAATCAGGGTCGAACAGATCCATATAGCATTTCCTCGGGGGGCACTGATCCATATGCAGTCAGTTCGAATAACGCCTATAGTGGCGACCCTTACGCTAAATTTCAAAACAGGAGTACGAACAGTGAATATTCGCAATGGGCTGACGGATACGGCTCCCAAAAACCTATTGGGGGGGACAGTTATGGAGGGAAGACTCAGTATAACAGCGCATATGACGGATTGAACAACTATAACAACCACGCAACTGGAAACTCAGGGATCAGCAATGATTTTAGACGAAACATTAATTCTTACAATGGAGAGCGCACTGCAGGCTCCAGCCAGGCAAATCCGTACGATGGCAGCAGGGACGATAGAATGTCACCGAATCCGTATTCCTCTAGTTATCAGAACATGAATAACCGCAGCGCCTCGGGACCGGTCACAGATTCCAGTATTGGTGCCGCTTCTCATGAAAAGCCAGTCCCAAAAGCAATGGATACGAGCGGATCTAATCCTTACGCTAGCCTGGGATCCGACTCTTACGCAAGCACAAGCACCACGAATGTTAATCCATATGCAAGGAGCAAAAGCCGAAATTTGACGAGTTCTCCAGCCACGAGGCTGGGAGCACCGCACGGTACTAACCTAAACCGAACCGCTTCTACAGCGGGAACAGTTGATCTGAATAGTAGCCCTTTGGATTCAAACTCCACTAATGCTGGGGCTGGAGCTGACGAATTTGACTTCGAGGAAGGTTTTGGACAACTAAAGAACACGTTGGCCGCGGAGGAATTAGATTTGAATGCAACTATCAATGAAACAGAACGCGGAGATGATTTGAATGCTACCATTGGTCGCTCAGAGTTACAACAAGCATAccaacagcagccgcaGTGGCAAATAGAAGAGGAAGAATATCAAAGTCAACAAGAGCAAGGCTATGGAGGATTGAATAATGACAGAGGTTTCAAGACTTTTGAAGACGTCCAGAGGGAGGAGGAAGCCCGTCAACAGcaagaggaggatgaagcagttgatgagatcaaacAGGAAATTCGTTTTACCAAACAAAGCTCGGTAGCGTCGACTCGCAATACCCTGAAAATGGCACAGGATGCAGAAATGTCAGGGATGAACACATTAGGTATGCTAGGGCATCAGAGTGAGAAGCTAAACAGCATTGAAAGAAATCTCGACCTGATGAAGGTGCAAAACAAAATAGCGGATGACAAGGTTGCTGAGCTAAAGAAGCTGAATCGTAGCATTCTGGCGGTGCACGTTTCAAACCCTTTCAACTCACGGAGAAGACAGAGGGAACGtgaagagaagatcaaggGTCGTaaaatcgaagaaaaaatgATGCAGGAGCATACGAGCCAACAACTATCGAACTCGACACAACGTATCGAGGGCGCGCTAAGGGGCAATGATGAGATCAACACCGTGCGGGAGAAATATCAAAAACAGCAGATTCTAACTCGTGCCAAGAAGTATCAGTTTGAGaacgacgaagaggacgacATGATGGAAGTCGAGATAGACAAGAACTTGGATCAAATTCAACAGGTCAGCGGCCGCCTGAAGAAGCTAGCCATCGCAACAGGTGAGGAATTGGATTCCCAGCAGCGTCGTGTCAAGAACATCGAGGATAGCACAGACGATCTGGACATAAGGATTCATCTCAACACAACAAGGTTAGCAGGAATAAGATAG